A single genomic interval of Candidatus Methylomirabilota bacterium harbors:
- a CDS encoding GAF domain-containing protein produces the protein MKTVLIITGDASLLGRLQRAFGNCTTFVARSDAEALKTLRSVEVEVVLRDTRGPAKNLPAFVARAKELSPSALVVAVGAGEEEAEAADFTIPAAFTQRDLEAALRRLGDKQRLLRELAVLKTLAPLVPASPQPPPEAAPSTPPALQHVLKEFSRVLAAGFDLPRVLDMFLEALGELLRPTRCAVLMPDGAEMYRVRAHRGLSPQVAEAVKMSASHGLPRWLTVQARPARLQELSDPVLIAELKLLGGVVAVPLLAQGELVAILVVGQPVVGAPYGRHETEILFDLATQLATAIRDIDLHHQLRQEKDFRERILAHMSSGVITIGRDEKVGLINHRAEEILGLQAAEVIDQDLRALPSPLGDLLYETLTQGRALPKSEIQLALRQLWLEVSTYPIHGDEPAPLAAVLVFEDRTTQKELAAQKRQAEEFQLLGRTIARIADEIKNPLVSINTFVELVEERYDDPDFRKLFSSVVRRDVRRLVQVFEKLAGLVSEGELNFTTVDANAVVDEVVTAVEVDDGVGKRLQLDVNRDRSAQLIRVDTVQFRKALSYLVWYLTHSSPGEDAKVSISVGRHGSPQGPDEVRILVGSRTATVMADRLERIFDPVHMVQENLIELGPAVSQRLIEALGGRLLVRQGRHELTFQVTLPPAA, from the coding sequence ATGAAGACGGTCCTGATCATTACGGGTGATGCGTCGCTGCTGGGGCGTCTGCAGCGGGCATTCGGGAACTGCACGACGTTCGTAGCTCGGAGCGACGCGGAGGCACTGAAGACCCTCCGGTCGGTGGAGGTCGAGGTTGTGCTCCGGGACACCCGGGGCCCGGCTAAAAACTTACCAGCCTTTGTCGCGCGAGCGAAAGAGCTCAGCCCGTCGGCACTGGTAGTGGCAGTGGGCGCCGGCGAGGAGGAAGCCGAGGCGGCCGACTTCACGATTCCGGCGGCCTTCACCCAGCGCGACCTGGAGGCCGCCCTGCGCCGGCTCGGCGACAAGCAACGCCTCCTGCGGGAGCTCGCCGTGCTGAAGACGCTGGCCCCGTTGGTCCCCGCCTCGCCCCAGCCACCACCGGAGGCCGCCCCCTCCACGCCCCCGGCGCTCCAGCATGTCCTCAAAGAGTTCAGCCGGGTTCTAGCCGCCGGGTTCGATCTGCCCCGCGTCCTCGACATGTTCCTCGAGGCGCTCGGCGAACTGCTGCGGCCGACCCGCTGCGCCGTGCTGATGCCCGACGGCGCCGAGATGTACCGGGTGCGGGCGCACCGGGGGCTGTCCCCGCAGGTTGCCGAGGCGGTGAAGATGTCGGCCTCTCACGGGCTGCCCCGCTGGCTGACCGTGCAGGCCCGCCCGGCGCGCCTCCAGGAGCTCTCGGATCCTGTCCTCATCGCCGAGCTCAAGCTGTTGGGTGGGGTGGTGGCGGTCCCGCTGCTAGCCCAGGGTGAGCTGGTTGCCATCCTGGTCGTGGGCCAACCGGTAGTCGGCGCCCCCTATGGTCGGCACGAGACAGAGATCCTCTTCGACCTGGCCACCCAGCTGGCCACGGCCATTCGGGACATCGATCTTCACCACCAGCTGCGCCAGGAGAAGGATTTCAGAGAGCGGATCCTCGCCCACATGTCGAGCGGGGTCATCACCATCGGCCGGGACGAGAAGGTGGGACTCATCAACCATCGCGCCGAGGAGATTCTCGGGCTCCAGGCGGCCGAGGTCATCGACCAGGATCTGCGCGCGCTGCCTTCCCCGCTGGGGGACCTGCTCTACGAGACGCTGACCCAAGGCCGCGCCCTGCCCAAGAGCGAGATCCAGCTAGCCCTGCGTCAACTCTGGCTGGAGGTCTCGACCTATCCGATCCACGGCGACGAGCCGGCCCCCCTGGCCGCGGTGCTGGTCTTCGAGGACCGCACCACGCAGAAGGAGCTGGCCGCCCAGAAGCGCCAGGCCGAGGAGTTCCAGCTCCTGGGCCGGACGATCGCGCGCATCGCCGACGAGATCAAGAATCCGCTGGTCTCGATCAACACGTTCGTCGAGCTGGTGGAGGAGCGCTACGACGATCCCGACTTCCGCAAGCTCTTCTCCTCGGTGGTCCGGCGCGACGTCCGCCGGCTCGTGCAGGTTTTTGAAAAACTTGCGGGGCTGGTCAGTGAAGGTGAGTTAAACTTCACAACGGTGGACGCGAACGCCGTCGTCGACGAAGTCGTGACGGCGGTCGAGGTCGACGACGGGGTGGGCAAGCGTCTCCAGCTTGACGTCAACCGCGACCGCTCTGCCCAGCTCATCCGAGTCGACACGGTCCAGTTCCGGAAAGCCCTTTCCTACCTGGTCTGGTACCTGACCCACAGCTCGCCGGGCGAGGACGCCAAAGTCTCGATTTCGGTGGGACGCCACGGCAGCCCCCAGGGCCCCGACGAAGTGCGCATCCTCGTCGGCTCGCGCACGGCCACGGTGATGGCCGACAGGCTGGAGCGCATCTTCGATCCCGTGCACATGGTGCAGGAGAACCTCATCGAGCTGGGGCCCGCGGTCAGCCAGCGCCTGATCGAGGCCCTCGGCGGTCGCCTCCTGGTCCGCCAGGGCCGGCACGAGCTGACCTTTCAGGTGACGCTCCCGCCCGCAGCCTGA
- a CDS encoding response regulator, which yields MANVAAPPLPRPRVLIVDDEIGPRESLRMLLKLAYEIKTADGANAALREIGEFRPDLVIMDIKMPEMDGLEVLRRIKRQDPSIEVIMITAYASLETVKLALSHGAFEYLIKPFSRQDLDDVVRRALQRRQADLGQRNQVAHLVGEMRSLAAKTRELEEAARREAAEQSLRVTQLSILREMARTIVGQLVPSEMTLAVTDQLRRALGYDAVAIIPESEAPPSSELPALVTCPIRDAEGPLGYLVVDNRASGRAIDPRERELLEMLSEYLAIAVRNSRLYTEIATTKRSLEDLIASAGDAIIAVTRDDRIEGWNPTAERIFVRPVAEALGRPITDFLPSGPYAEAKRRLAEGSHAHTFEVTSSPAGRPQTLVVTLSALGGGQGEFEGLIAIVHDITMQREVEGQLQQSEKLSALGQLAGGIAHDFNNLLQAILGYTQLMKQNLSDENLVSRSLKILESAALDGSETVRRIQQFARLRPDEQFVVLDVNQIVHDAVAIIRPRWEEKTAHENRPLDLRLELGTVPAANGRPAALTEMCTNLLLNAIDAMPNGGRLTVTTRTDKRGWVVLTVADTGIGMSETVRRRIFEPFFSTKGEAGSGLGLAMVYSIVKRHGGEIRVDSEPGKGTTFTITLPAATEALSEQRAPDQEGPRRLARVLMVDDDPQVLSTLAELLSTLGHTITQAKSGPVALELYTPGRFDVVLSNVGMAGMNGWEFAGRLREVDASVPILFITGWGLREDDHARLVAMKIHRCLFKPVRPAELDAAIQAALPA from the coding sequence ATGGCGAACGTCGCGGCGCCTCCCCTGCCCCGCCCGCGGGTCCTCATCGTCGACGACGAGATCGGTCCCCGGGAGTCGCTCCGGATGCTCCTCAAGCTCGCTTATGAGATCAAGACGGCGGACGGCGCCAACGCCGCCCTCCGGGAGATCGGCGAGTTCCGCCCGGATCTCGTCATCATGGACATCAAGATGCCCGAAATGGATGGCCTGGAGGTGCTGCGCCGCATCAAGCGCCAGGACCCGTCCATCGAGGTCATCATGATCACCGCGTACGCCTCGCTGGAGACGGTCAAGCTGGCGCTGAGCCACGGTGCCTTCGAGTACCTGATCAAGCCGTTTTCCCGGCAGGACCTGGACGACGTCGTCCGACGCGCCCTGCAGCGCCGGCAGGCCGATCTCGGGCAGCGCAATCAGGTGGCCCACCTGGTCGGGGAGATGCGCAGCCTGGCCGCCAAGACCCGGGAGCTGGAGGAAGCGGCGCGCCGGGAGGCGGCCGAGCAGTCGCTACGGGTCACCCAGCTTTCCATCCTCCGGGAGATGGCCCGCACCATCGTGGGCCAGCTCGTGCCATCCGAGATGACGTTGGCCGTGACCGACCAGCTCCGCCGGGCGCTCGGGTACGACGCCGTCGCCATCATTCCGGAGAGCGAGGCTCCGCCGTCGAGCGAGCTGCCGGCGCTGGTGACCTGCCCCATCCGCGATGCCGAGGGCCCGCTCGGGTACCTCGTCGTCGACAACCGGGCCTCCGGCCGGGCCATCGATCCCCGGGAACGCGAGCTGCTGGAGATGCTCTCCGAGTATCTGGCCATCGCCGTGCGCAACTCGCGGCTCTACACGGAGATCGCCACCACCAAGCGCTCCCTGGAAGATCTCATCGCCTCCGCCGGCGATGCCATCATCGCCGTGACCCGCGATGATCGGATCGAAGGCTGGAATCCCACCGCCGAGCGCATCTTCGTCCGGCCAGTGGCCGAGGCGCTGGGACGGCCGATCACCGACTTCCTGCCCTCCGGGCCCTACGCCGAAGCCAAGCGGCGGCTGGCCGAGGGCAGCCACGCGCATACCTTCGAGGTCACCTCGTCACCGGCGGGGAGGCCGCAAACCCTGGTGGTGACGCTGTCGGCCCTCGGCGGCGGTCAGGGCGAGTTCGAAGGGCTGATCGCCATCGTCCACGACATCACCATGCAGCGAGAAGTGGAGGGGCAGCTGCAGCAGTCCGAGAAGCTGAGCGCGCTCGGTCAGCTGGCCGGCGGCATCGCCCACGACTTCAACAACCTGCTGCAAGCGATCCTGGGCTACACCCAGCTCATGAAGCAGAACCTCTCGGACGAGAACCTGGTGTCCCGGTCGCTGAAGATCCTGGAGTCGGCGGCCCTGGACGGCTCGGAGACGGTGCGGAGGATCCAGCAGTTCGCCCGCCTGAGACCCGACGAGCAGTTCGTGGTGCTCGACGTCAACCAGATCGTGCACGACGCGGTGGCCATCATTCGGCCACGCTGGGAAGAGAAGACGGCCCATGAGAACCGTCCGCTCGACCTCCGCCTGGAGCTGGGGACAGTGCCGGCCGCCAATGGACGGCCGGCCGCGCTCACCGAGATGTGCACCAACCTCCTGCTCAACGCCATCGACGCCATGCCGAACGGCGGCCGGTTGACCGTGACCACCCGAACCGACAAGCGGGGCTGGGTGGTCCTCACCGTCGCCGACACCGGCATCGGCATGTCGGAGACCGTGCGCCGCCGGATCTTCGAGCCGTTCTTCTCCACGAAGGGGGAGGCCGGCTCCGGACTGGGCCTGGCCATGGTCTACTCGATCGTCAAGCGTCACGGCGGCGAGATCCGGGTCGACAGTGAGCCGGGGAAGGGCACCACGTTCACCATCACGCTGCCGGCGGCGACCGAGGCGCTGTCCGAGCAACGGGCTCCGGACCAGGAGGGCCCGCGCCGCCTGGCCCGCGTCCTCATGGTCGACGACGATCCCCAGGTCCTGTCCACCCTCGCCGAGCTCCTGAGCACGCTCGGCCACACGATCACGCAGGCCAAGAGCGGGCCCGTCGCTCTGGAGCTCTATACGCCAGGACGTTTCGACGTGGTACTGAGCAATGTCGGCATGGCGGGCATGAACGGCTGGGAGTTCGCCGGACGGCTGCGCGAGGTGGACGCCTCGGTGCCGATCCTGTTCATTACCGGCTGGGGCCTCCGCGAGGACGATCACGCGCGGCTGGTGGCGATGAAAATCCACCGGTGCCTGTTCAAACCCGTCCGCCCTGCCGAGCTCGACGCCGCGATCCAGGCCGCGCTTCCCGCCTGA
- a CDS encoding CsbD family protein produces the protein MNRDTLKGQWTQLKGKMRQQWGKLTDDEIDQMQGNAEMLIGKLQERYGYEREQAEQEVDRWLSSQEQRRAS, from the coding sequence ATGAATCGCGACACGCTGAAGGGTCAGTGGACACAGCTCAAGGGCAAGATGCGCCAGCAGTGGGGCAAGCTGACCGACGATGAGATCGATCAGATGCAAGGCAATGCCGAAATGCTGATCGGCAAGCTCCAGGAGCGGTACGGGTACGAGCGTGAGCAGGCCGAGCAGGAAGTGGATCGCTGGCTCAGCAGCCAGGAGCAGCGCCGGGCGTCCTGA
- a CDS encoding thiolase family protein: MRDAVIVGAVRTAVGKRNGRLSPVRPDDLAALVLGELVRRVGIEPTEIEDVILGCVDQLGEQGMNIARNAALIAGLPLDVCGTTLDRMCGSGQQAANFAAMGVMAGQYDCVIAGGIEHMTRVPMGANAMGPGEGPLSPRLQERYQIIPQGLSAELIAEKWGLSRRELDEFSAQSHERAGRAIAEGRFRREIMPLTLPDGSIFDTDEGVRVPVDRARMTQLQPAFKPDGVITAGNSSQISDGAAALMLMSTERARALGIRPRARVVATALAGVDPTLMLTGPIPATRRVLARAGLRLNDMAAIEINEAFASVVLAWQRELDADMNRVNMNGGAIALGHPLGCSGAKLMTTLLHQLERTDGRYGLQTMCIGFGQGIATIIERL, translated from the coding sequence ATGAGAGATGCAGTGATCGTCGGCGCCGTCCGCACCGCCGTCGGCAAGCGCAACGGCAGGCTGTCGCCCGTGCGACCGGACGACCTCGCCGCCCTCGTGCTCGGCGAGCTGGTCCGGCGGGTCGGGATCGAGCCGACCGAGATCGAGGATGTGATCCTGGGATGCGTGGACCAACTCGGCGAGCAGGGCATGAACATCGCCCGCAACGCCGCGCTCATCGCCGGCCTGCCGCTCGACGTCTGCGGCACCACCCTCGACCGCATGTGCGGCTCCGGCCAGCAGGCCGCCAACTTTGCCGCCATGGGCGTGATGGCCGGGCAGTACGATTGCGTGATCGCCGGCGGCATCGAGCACATGACCCGAGTGCCGATGGGAGCCAACGCCATGGGGCCGGGCGAAGGCCCGCTGTCGCCGCGACTTCAGGAGCGCTACCAGATCATTCCGCAGGGCCTCTCGGCCGAGCTGATCGCCGAGAAATGGGGACTCAGCCGGCGCGAGCTCGACGAGTTTTCGGCGCAGAGTCACGAGCGGGCCGGGCGGGCGATCGCCGAGGGCCGGTTCCGGCGGGAGATCATGCCGCTCACGCTGCCCGACGGCTCCATCTTCGACACCGACGAGGGCGTGCGCGTGCCAGTGGATCGCGCGAGGATGACCCAGCTTCAGCCCGCGTTCAAGCCAGACGGCGTGATCACTGCCGGCAACTCCTCCCAGATCTCCGACGGCGCCGCCGCCCTCATGCTCATGTCGACGGAGCGAGCCAGGGCGCTGGGCATCCGGCCGCGCGCCCGTGTGGTCGCCACCGCCCTGGCCGGTGTGGATCCGACCCTCATGCTCACGGGGCCCATCCCGGCTACCCGGCGCGTGCTCGCTCGGGCCGGGCTCCGGCTGAACGACATGGCGGCGATCGAGATCAACGAGGCGTTTGCCTCGGTGGTCCTGGCCTGGCAGCGCGAGCTCGACGCTGACATGAACCGGGTGAACATGAACGGCGGGGCCATCGCGCTCGGCCATCCGCTGGGGTGCTCGGGGGCCAAGCTGATGACGACGCTCCTGCACCAGCTGGAGCGGACGGACGGGCGATACGGGTTGCAGACCATGTGCATCGGCTTCGGCCAGGGCATCGCCACCATCATCGAGCGCCTGTAG
- a CDS encoding DMT family transporter translates to MAIVGSSVVVGKLMVATLPVFLIGGLRFALASVILLPLVLITERGWPRLGERDVKVLVLQAFTGIFLFNTLLLYGLTLTSAAESGIVTSTTPAVTAALAVALLREPWTRPRALGIGLAVLGLLTINLAASTAGRGAHPVLGNLLVFGAVVGEGLFVICSRVLSQRLPPLVVAAGISILGLLMFLPFALYDLRHVSLVDLAPGQWLAIGYYGVVVTVLAFLLWARGVARVPASAAAVFTGVLPVSAVTLSYLVLGEPIEASHLLGGVCVLAAIVVVARAG, encoded by the coding sequence ATGGCCATCGTGGGCAGCTCAGTCGTCGTGGGCAAGCTGATGGTGGCCACGCTGCCGGTGTTCCTCATCGGCGGCCTCCGCTTCGCTCTCGCCTCGGTGATCCTGCTGCCCCTGGTGCTCATCACCGAGCGGGGCTGGCCGAGACTCGGCGAGCGCGATGTGAAGGTGCTGGTGTTGCAGGCCTTCACGGGGATCTTCCTGTTCAACACGCTGCTGCTGTATGGCCTCACCCTCACCAGCGCCGCGGAAAGCGGCATCGTGACCAGCACGACGCCGGCCGTGACGGCGGCGCTGGCGGTGGCTCTGCTGCGGGAGCCGTGGACGCGGCCGCGCGCGCTGGGCATCGGGCTGGCGGTGCTCGGTCTGCTGACCATCAACCTCGCGGCGTCTACCGCGGGGCGGGGCGCCCACCCTGTCCTCGGTAACCTGTTGGTCTTCGGCGCCGTCGTCGGTGAGGGGCTCTTCGTCATCTGCAGCCGGGTGCTGTCCCAGCGGCTGCCTCCGCTGGTCGTGGCCGCCGGCATCAGCATCCTGGGCCTGCTGATGTTCTTGCCCTTTGCCCTCTACGACCTGCGTCACGTCAGCCTCGTCGACCTCGCGCCCGGCCAGTGGCTCGCCATCGGGTACTACGGTGTCGTGGTGACGGTGCTCGCCTTCCTCCTGTGGGCCCGAGGGGTGGCCCGGGTACCAGCGAGCGCCGCAGCCGTGTTCACCGGCGTGCTGCCGGTGAGCGCGGTGACGCTCTCCTATCTGGTCCTCGGCGAACCCATCGAGGCCTCGCATCTGCTGGGCGGGGTTTGCGTGCTGGCGGCGATCGTCGTCGTGGCTCGCGCGGGATGA
- a CDS encoding TIGR00269 family protein — translation MKCRKCGGAAVLELRRHNAAFCAPDYLEFFRNQVREAIRRHRMFTREERVLVAVSGGKDSLALWDVLLEDGYQASGLYLDLGIFDYSVESRVRCERFAAGRGVPLLISRVADEVGAPVPTIQEVTRRPPCSGCGLSKRYLMNRVALEHDFPVVATGHNLDDEAATLLGSVLHWQMEALPRQSPALPSTHPKLVRRVKPLYRLSERETAAYAFLRRIDYIVEECPFARGATSILHKDILNRMEDASPGAKHNFLFGFLDKARAAFERAEAVDLRECTRCGQVTTGTVCAFCKLSDQVKRAT, via the coding sequence ATGAAGTGTCGCAAGTGCGGCGGTGCTGCGGTCCTGGAGCTGCGGCGGCACAACGCCGCCTTCTGCGCGCCCGACTACCTCGAGTTCTTCCGCAACCAGGTCCGTGAGGCCATCCGCCGCCACCGCATGTTCACCCGCGAGGAGCGCGTGCTGGTGGCCGTATCCGGGGGCAAGGACTCCCTGGCGCTCTGGGACGTCCTGCTCGAGGACGGCTATCAGGCGAGCGGTCTCTATCTCGACCTCGGCATCTTCGACTACTCGGTGGAGTCACGCGTGCGCTGCGAGCGCTTCGCCGCCGGGCGTGGCGTGCCGCTTCTGATCAGCCGCGTCGCCGACGAGGTCGGCGCCCCCGTTCCCACCATCCAGGAGGTGACCCGCCGGCCGCCCTGCTCGGGCTGCGGGTTGAGCAAGCGCTACCTGATGAACCGGGTGGCCCTCGAGCACGACTTTCCGGTAGTGGCCACCGGTCACAACCTGGACGACGAGGCCGCCACGCTGCTCGGCTCGGTCCTGCACTGGCAGATGGAGGCCCTGCCCCGCCAGTCGCCCGCGTTGCCCTCGACCCACCCCAAGCTGGTGCGCCGGGTGAAGCCGCTCTACAGGCTGTCGGAGCGGGAGACGGCCGCCTACGCCTTCCTGCGGCGGATCGACTACATCGTCGAGGAATGTCCTTTCGCCAGGGGGGCCACCTCGATCCTCCACAAGGACATCCTCAATCGGATGGAAGACGCGTCGCCGGGGGCCAAGCACAATTTCCTGTTCGGCTTTCTGGACAAGGCGCGCGCCGCGTTCGAACGCGCGGAGGCGGTGGACCTGCGGGAGTGCACGCGCTGCGGGCAGGTGACCACCGGCACCGTGTGCGCGTTCTGCAAGCTGAGCGACCAGGTCAAGCGCGCCACCTAG
- a CDS encoding MoaD/ThiS family protein produces the protein MKVVLRNPRREVEVPGGRRVKDILRDLAVIPESVLVIRGDSLITHDQVVDDHDTIELRPVMSGGR, from the coding sequence ATGAAGGTCGTGCTCCGGAACCCACGGCGCGAGGTCGAGGTGCCCGGTGGCCGCCGCGTCAAGGACATCTTGCGGGACCTGGCTGTCATCCCGGAATCTGTGCTGGTGATCCGCGGCGACAGCCTGATCACCCACGACCAGGTCGTGGACGACCACGACACGATCGAGCTGCGCCCCGTCATGTCCGGCGGACGATGA
- a CDS encoding NUDIX hydrolase produces the protein MPDGSSLARTPWKTLSSRRVYENRWIAVREDLAQMPDGRTTPYGVVECRPCVGVLPLLDRSTVLLVGQYRYVARGFLWEMPTGAMHPGELEEAAAQRELREETGYEAASLVKLCHFDTSKSVVDETAHLYLGEGLRPALREPDPTEFIELGVFGFDEVLRMVERSEIRDAMTVIAVLHAARRLGR, from the coding sequence ATGCCCGACGGATCGTCGCTGGCCCGCACCCCCTGGAAAACCCTGAGCAGCCGTCGAGTCTACGAGAACCGCTGGATCGCGGTGCGCGAAGACCTGGCCCAGATGCCCGACGGCCGCACCACCCCGTACGGGGTCGTCGAATGCCGGCCTTGTGTCGGCGTGTTGCCCTTGCTGGACCGCTCGACGGTCCTGCTGGTGGGGCAGTACCGGTACGTGGCCCGCGGCTTCCTCTGGGAGATGCCGACCGGGGCGATGCATCCGGGGGAGCTCGAGGAGGCGGCCGCCCAGCGTGAGTTGCGCGAGGAGACGGGCTACGAGGCCGCCAGTCTGGTCAAGCTCTGCCACTTCGATACATCGAAGAGCGTGGTCGACGAGACCGCACATCTCTACCTCGGCGAGGGCCTGCGCCCGGCCCTCCGCGAGCCCGACCCCACCGAGTTCATCGAGCTGGGCGTGTTCGGCTTCGATGAGGTGCTGCGGATGGTGGAGCGCAGCGAGATCCGGGACGCCATGACCGTAATCGCCGTGCTGCACGCGGCCCGGCGGCTCGGGCGCTGA
- a CDS encoding DUF6335 family protein, whose product MLIRSDEERRAAQELADYTETSPELTAGDVDADWRRAASVGEESAGGTVATPDQDRVDEIGEALGLRRSPDEEFRTSGEILESRDRNRWDDEDIPGR is encoded by the coding sequence ATGCTGATCCGCAGCGACGAGGAACGGCGCGCGGCGCAAGAGCTGGCCGATTACACCGAGACCAGCCCGGAGCTGACGGCGGGCGACGTCGATGCCGACTGGCGTCGGGCGGCGAGCGTCGGGGAGGAATCGGCAGGCGGCACGGTGGCGACGCCCGATCAGGACCGCGTGGACGAGATCGGTGAGGCGTTGGGTCTGCGCCGCAGTCCGGATGAGGAGTTCCGCACGTCCGGCGAGATTCTGGAGTCGCGCGACCGCAACCGCTGGGACGACGAGGACATCCCCGGGCGCTGA
- a CDS encoding phenylacetate--CoA ligase family protein, whose translation MFDAGLETLARDRLRELQWRKLRAMVATLLGAESDNRFVKRKWADAGLAAADDLRSWDDFARLPLTTKAELIEDQAAHPPFGTNLTCPPERYVRVHQTSGTSGSPIRWLDTQESWDWWIRCWGFVLRGAGLTATDRVFFPFSFGLFIGFWAGFEGARAIGALAVPGGGQDSAARLSSMDRLGVTALVCTPSYALHLLEVARERGLDARKLAVRTTVHAGEPGASIPPVRVRIEQGWGARAFDHAGMTEMGAYGYECAAQAGLHVNETEFIAEVIDPETGRPAREGELILTNLGRLGSPAIRYRSGDRVRLAESSCGCGRTFLRLESGILGRLDDMLIVRGVNVFPSAIEAIVRRFRDVEEFQIEVFRAGELDEVRVVIEAADATLTRAVQEAFRAEIGLRLDVCAVAPRTLPRHELKARRLVRKPQPSASA comes from the coding sequence ATGTTCGATGCCGGCCTGGAGACGCTGGCTCGCGACCGGCTCCGGGAGCTGCAGTGGCGGAAGCTGCGCGCCATGGTTGCCACGCTGCTGGGGGCGGAGAGCGACAACCGGTTCGTCAAGCGCAAGTGGGCCGATGCCGGCCTGGCCGCCGCCGACGACCTGCGATCGTGGGACGACTTCGCCCGCCTGCCCCTGACGACCAAGGCCGAGCTGATCGAGGATCAAGCGGCGCACCCGCCGTTCGGGACCAATCTGACCTGTCCGCCCGAGCGCTATGTCCGCGTCCACCAGACGTCGGGCACCTCCGGCTCGCCCATCCGCTGGCTCGACACCCAGGAGTCCTGGGACTGGTGGATCCGGTGCTGGGGCTTCGTCCTGCGGGGCGCCGGGCTCACGGCCACCGACCGGGTCTTCTTCCCCTTCTCGTTCGGTCTGTTCATCGGCTTCTGGGCCGGATTCGAGGGTGCGCGCGCCATCGGCGCGCTGGCCGTCCCCGGGGGTGGCCAGGACTCGGCGGCCAGGCTCTCGTCGATGGACCGGCTCGGCGTCACCGCGCTGGTCTGCACCCCGTCCTATGCGCTGCACCTGCTCGAGGTGGCGCGCGAGCGCGGCCTGGACGCGCGCAAGCTGGCCGTGCGCACCACCGTCCACGCCGGCGAGCCCGGCGCGAGTATTCCTCCGGTGCGGGTCCGGATCGAGCAAGGCTGGGGGGCCCGGGCCTTCGATCACGCCGGGATGACTGAGATGGGGGCCTACGGATACGAGTGCGCCGCCCAGGCCGGCCTGCACGTCAACGAGACCGAGTTCATCGCCGAGGTGATCGACCCGGAGACGGGGCGGCCGGCTCGAGAGGGCGAGCTGATCCTGACCAATCTGGGCCGGCTCGGCTCCCCGGCGATCCGTTATCGATCGGGAGATCGCGTCCGTCTCGCCGAGAGCTCCTGCGGCTGCGGTCGCACGTTCCTCCGGCTGGAAAGCGGCATTCTGGGGCGACTGGACGACATGCTGATCGTCCGCGGCGTGAACGTGTTTCCCTCGGCCATCGAGGCCATCGTGCGCCGGTTCCGGGACGTGGAGGAGTTCCAGATCGAGGTGTTCCGTGCCGGCGAGCTCGACGAGGTGCGGGTGGTCATCGAGGCCGCGGACGCCACGCTGACCCGCGCCGTCCAGGAGGCGTTCCGCGCCGAGATCGGGTTGCGCCTGGACGTGTGCGCCGTCGCGCCCCGTACGCTGCCGCGCCACGAGCTCAAGGCCCGCCGCCTGGTGAGGAAACCGCAGCCGTCGGCCTCCGCCTGA